One window from the genome of Oryctolagus cuniculus chromosome 1, mOryCun1.1, whole genome shotgun sequence encodes:
- the BARX1 gene encoding homeobox protein BarH-like 1, with protein MQRPGESGAARFGPPEGCADHRPHRYRSFMIEEILTEPPGPKGAAPAAAAAAGELLKFGVQALLAARPFHSHLAVLKADQAAVFKFPLAPLGCSGLGSALLAAGPGLPGAAGAPHLPLELQLRGKLEAAGPGEPGTKAKKGRRSRTVFTELQLMGLEKRFEKQKYLSTPDRIDLAESLGLSQLQVKTWYQNRRMKWKKIVLQGGGLESPTKPKGRPKKNSIPTSEQLTEQERAKEAEKPAEVPGEPSDRNRED; from the exons ATGCAGCGGCCAGGGGAGTCCGGCGCCGCGCGCTTCGGCCCGCCCGAAGGCTGCGCGGACCACCGGCCGCACCGCTATCGCAGCTTCATGATCGAGGAGATCCTGACTGAGCCGCCAGGGCCCAAGGGCGCCGCgcccgctgccgctgccgccgcggGCGAGCTGCTCAAGTTCGGCGTGCAGGCGCTGCTGGCGGCGCGGCCCTTCCACAGCCACCTGG CCGTGCTGAAGGCAGACCAGGCGGCAGTGTTCAAGTTCCCGCTGGCGCCGCTCGGCTGTTCGGGGCTGGGCTCGGCGCTGCTGGCCGCCGGGCCTGGTTTGCCGGGCGCCGCGGGTGCGCCGCACCTGCCGCTGGAGCTGCAGCTACGCGGGAAGTTGGAGGCGGCAGGCCCAGGAGAGCCGGGCACCAAGGCCAAGAAGGGGCGCCGCAGCCGCACGGTGTTCACCGAACTGCAGCTGATGGGCCTGGAGAAGCGCTTCGAGAAGCAGAAGTACCTCTCCACGCCAGACAG AATAGATCTCGCCGAGTCCCTGGGCCTGAGCCAGTTGCAGGTGAAGACGTGGTACCAGAATCGAAGGATGAAGTGGAAGAAAATA GTGTTGCAGGGCGGTGGCCTGGAGTCCCCTACCAAGCCCAAGGGCCGGCCCAAGAAGAACTCCATTCCCACGAGCGAGCAGCTCACGGAGCAGGAGCGCGCCAAGGAAGCGGAGAAGCCGGCGGAGGTGCCGGGCGAGCCCAGCGACAGGAACCGTGAGGACTGA